The segment tattatgataatataaaaatttgaacttgctaaaataaatattaaaaataatatttaaattttgtaccTCTCGTATTGAAAAAcatcttcgcagttggtgagcaaatataTTTGCAATTGACTGTGCTCCTCTTCAGTAAGTTGACGGTTCTTTGGTTTTCCGCTGagtcgtccaacatctgtgAAGATGTCTGGAACCGTAACATAATATGTTGCCCTttcgcctctatcatcatgcCGAGCGGGTTTTCTGCTTTTCGTCTGCACTTCTCCTGGAAAGTAGTGCTCCGCAAAGTTTGAAGTTTCTGCTCTGATAAACTGTGCCACTATAGAACCTTCTACCCTACTTAAatttttcaccattttcttTAGATGAAACATATACCGctcatacagatacatccatctatactgaacaggaccaccaagttccaattctcttggcaggtgaataacaagatgctccataacatcaaaaaatgaaggaggaaatatcttctcaaggttgcacttaatcacggctatgttagtcttcaAGTTTTCAATACATTCAGGAGTAACTGATCTCGTGCATAAATCTCGgaagaaagcacttatcccGGCAACTGCTTCATAAACATTCTTtggtaatagttccttgaagGCGAACGGAAGGAGGCGCTGCATCATTACATGGCAATCGTGACTCTTTAAGCCGGTAAACTTTCCTTCCCTTCTGTCGACACAGTTACCCAAATTAGATGCATAACCGTCTGGAAATTCCACATCCTttgaaatccaatcaaagaacgcaTCTTTGGCCGctgcatcaagtcggtatatgggaaaaggagccctgccattctcatcaacatgaagttcttcacgagcacatatatcgactaaatccagtcttgacttcaaattatccttggttttaccttgaacgttaaggatcgtgttcatCAGGTTGtcgaaaaagttcttctcaatatgcatgacatctaaattatgcctcAGCAGATGATCCTTccagtatggcagatcccagaaaatactctttttgtgccagttatgtagatctccaacagcatctaccggaTAATGCACATGTCCACCCACGTCTGGGgtcctttctgcaccaaaatctcttagttgtgtcaACATTTCTCTCCCA is part of the Raphanus sativus cultivar WK10039 chromosome 5, ASM80110v3, whole genome shotgun sequence genome and harbors:
- the LOC130495244 gene encoding uncharacterized protein LOC130495244, which encodes MRAVLMWTISDFPAYGMLSGWTTHGRLSCPYCQDNTDAFQLKHGRKTCWFDCHRRFLPPDHPYRRSRNLFTKNKRVFDDPTPEISGREMLTQLRDFGAERTPDVGGHVHYPVDAVGDLHNWHKKSIFWDLPYWKDHLLRHNLDVMHIEKNFFDNLMNTILNVQGKTKDNLKSRLDLVDICAREELHVDENGRAPFPIYRLDAAAKDAFFDWISKDVEFPDGYASNLGNCVDRREGKFTGLKSHDCHVMMQRLLPFAFKELLPKNVYEAVAGISAFFRDLCTRSVTPECIENLKTNIAVIKCNLEKIFPPSFFDVMEHLVIHLPRELELGGPVQYRWMYLYERYMFHLKKMVKNLSRVEGSIVAQFIRAETSNFAEHYFPGEVQTKSRKPARHDDRGERATYYVTVPDIFTDVGRLSGKPKNRQLTEEEHSQLQIYLLTNCEDVFQYERIFMAEKRFEYRHATEEELEALKMREFAGWMRTYVSDGMARGETINDWLREMIWGPKYVVKSYPRFASRGYAFTTSKRRRSSKTYNAGVCSAAGDDVYYGNIREILEIVYPGMVGLRCTVFYCDWYDNTPDRGVRTDAFGVTSVHSRRKLPYYDPFILASQADQVCYIKYPRVTNRDDPWVTVTALNPRSRVQGSSELEDPLQPNTSGNLSAAGDVAAVDLVIDFTDFGDEAVVHVEDEPEIGEFHQDPDSDSSGGDDGDSGSEDEPEIGE